The Trichoderma atroviride chromosome 5, complete sequence genome contains a region encoding:
- a CDS encoding uncharacterized protein (EggNog:ENOG41), translating to MKTGACVGLNTLAEGLGFLINSKFTNITSLQTQTADLNRQLQAATAKIDHFTAYHKIFKQTGAECVEQIQHDRDKIKELEAGLGRLRKSHGSKILSLLLCLHELWNEPGHITLASSSPASFVEFSASSRPVQTEELPEADTRSQQSTLIDSEDLINLSE from the coding sequence ATGAAAACGGGGGCCTGCGTAGGTCTCAACACTCTAGCTGAAGGCCTTGGATTCTTGATTAACAGCAAATTCACTAATATCACCTCTTTGCAAACACAAACCGCCGATCTCAATCGGCAGCTGCAGGCCGCGACGGCGAAAATCGATCATTTCACTGCTTACCACAAGATATTCAAGCAAACAGGGGCCGAATGTGTGGAGCAGATTCAGCATGACagagacaagatcaaggagctCGAAGCAGGGCTGGGCAGGCTCCGCAAGTCGCATGGCAGCAAGATCTTATCACTCCTTTTATGTCTTCACGAACTATGGAACGAACCAGGGCACATCACGCTGGCCTCTAGTTCGCCGGCATCTTTTGTGGAATTCAGTGCCTCCTCTCGCCCGGTACAAACAGAGGAACTTCCTGAGGCAGATACGCGCTCACAACAGTCAACACTGATTGATAGCGAGGATTTAATAAATCTGTCAGAATAA
- a CDS encoding uncharacterized protein (EggNog:ENOG41), with product MASPDLSVSTPRTSVSLASYGEEQSPTITYTNVKELHQVVRQVPGDFLIVQNVSPADFEEISRLERRGFRLRRYHADRRLLIITIPTALHEALHFGIYQAFMFKIGPIAQDIWKPTMSTTFRPQGHPGGDGGEGDSSGGPMSVRHDKYAWPTLVIEAGDSESLHALRDDMRWWFSASDHQVKIVLLAKFDHRLQQILIERWEEEAATRPGATTTTFGASQPVLQQSITITRDSATGSYQVARSDLVLSFRLLFLRDPGPQEGDVIIPTGDLQRYARLVWAAV from the exons ATGGCATCGCCAGACCTATCGGTTTCTACTCCTCGTACGTCGGTGTCGCTAGCTTCGTATGGGGAGGAGCAGTCGCCGACAATCACATATACAAACGTCAAAGAGCTCCACCAGGTGGTTAGGCAGGTTCCAGGCGATTTCCTCATTGTCCAAA ATGTTTCTCCTGCCGATTTTGAGGAAATCAGCCGTCTAGAACGTCGCGGTTTCCGCCTGCGACGTTATCATGCCGACAGGAGACTTTTAATCATCACAATACCTACTGCCCTACATGAAGCACTCCACTTCGGCATCTACCAGGCTTTCATGTTCAAGATCGGGCCAATAGCGCAAGATATCTGGAAACCAACCATGAGTACGACCTTTCGTCCACAAGGTCACCCTGGAGGCGACGGTGGTGAAGGCGACTCAAGTGGTGGTCCAATGTCAGTACGCCACGATAAATATGCCTGGCCAACCCTGGTCATCGAGGCAGGGGATTCCGAATCCTTGCATGCCCTACGAGACGACATGAGATGGTGGTTTTCCGCATCAGACCATCAGGTCAAGATTGTCCTGCTTGCCAAGTTTGACCACCGTCTTCAACAGATTCTTATCGAGAGatgggaggaagaagctgcgaCCCGCCCTGGCGCTACAACGACAACGTTTGGCGCCAGTCAGCCTGTGTTACAGCAAAGTATCACCATCACACGGGATTCGGCTACTGGTTCATATCAAGTCGCTAGAAGCGACTTGGTGCTTTCGTTCCGGCTGCTCTTTCTGAGAGATCCAGGCCCACAAGAGGGAGATGTCATTATACCTACTGGAGATTTGCAGCGTTATGCGCGACTTGTCTGGGCGGCTGTTTAA
- a CDS encoding uncharacterized protein (EggNog:ENOG41~SECRETED:SignalP(1-27)) — protein MRWHPDLAIWLLLLLAPLHSFCLVVHGDRWQPYQQQPENGNGQLPLGRHPLAPSTTSDLQAPYAPPFPRRPGKHPAGFIALGDSYSAGIGTGLFNGTEDDCRHGYNAYPMLVQGDLNRNHGGHGPTFQFLSCTGSTVDDMLAGAEHSQIDEFNTTATADFALLSIGGNDLGFFDIMNSCIFRFYSFYSGTCESSLQRASEQMAGTQFENRLRLVIMEILDRVRWEKRPWFTITVTGYARFFNADTDECDDYSLGMWWRGPKLKRELRQRMNAMVLAVNAKIRKSVDAINAAFAEPRVLFVDYDDAFEGHRFCEPNVVEPDYARNETWFFLVGGLDNAPPQMGEPGPGPKDALLPADSPLVDAQNCIGPAQESGDWGEMALCMMAMAADRDPMLRMADGEVTAQNGMWYVPTYYGKTFHPRTLGHMAMRDRIYKAWREHYHVPLY, from the exons ATGCGGTGGCATCCGGATCTCGCAATctggctgctcttgctgctggcgcctCTCCACAGTTTCTGCTTGGTCGTCCACGGCGATCGCTGGCAGCCGTATCAGCAACAGCCGGAAAACGGGAATGGACAGCTTCCTTTGGGGAGGCACCCTCTAG CGCCATCCACCACGTCTGATCTCCAAGCTCCGTATGCGCCGCCATTTCCGCGCCGCCCAGGCAAACATCCAGCAGGCTTCATTGCGCTTGGAGACTCCTACTCCGCGGGCATCGGCACAGGCCTCTTCAACGGCACCGAAGACGACTGTCGCCATGGCTACAACGCCTACCCGATGCTGGTGCAGGGCGACCTGAACCGCAACCATGGCGGCCACGGGCCAACCTTTCAGTTCCTCTCATGCACGGGTTCCACCGTCGACGACATGCTTGCCGGCGCCGAGCATAGCCAGATTGACGAATTCAACACCACCGCCACTGCCGATTTCGCGCTTCTGTCCATTGGCGGCAACGACTTGGGCTTCTTTGACATCATGAACAGCTGCATCTTTCGCTTCTACAGCTTCTACTCCGGCACCTGCGAGTCCTCCCTCCAGCGAGCCAGCGAGCAGATGGCCGGCACCCAGTTTGAAAACCGTCTCCGCCTCGTCATCATGGAGATCCTCGACCGCGTGCgatgggagaagaggccgTGGTTCACCATCACCGTGACCGGATACGCCcgcttcttcaacgccgaCACGGACGAGTGCGACGACTACTCCCTTGGCATGTGGTGGCGAGGCCCGAAGCTGAAGCGCGAGCTTCGACAGCGCATGAATGCCATGGTTCtcgccgtcaacgccaagatCCGAAAATCTGTCGATGCCATCAACGCGGCCTTTGCGGAGCCGAGGGTCCTCTTTGTCGATTACGATGATGCCTTTGAGGGGCATCGCTTTTGTGAACCAAATGTCGTAGAGCCGGACTATGCGAGAAACGAAACTTGGTTTTTCCTAGTTGGTGGTCTGGACAATGCTCCACCGCAAATGGGGgagcctgggcctgggcctAAGGATGCCCTTTTGCCTGCTGATTCTCCGCTGGTTGATGCTCAGAATTGCATTGGGCCTGCGCAGGAGTCTGGAGATTGGGGAGAAATGGCATTGTgcatgatggccatggctgccgatAGAGACCCCATGTTGCGAATGGCGGATGGAGAGGTTACAGCACAGAATGGCATGTGGTATGTGCCCACATATTACGGCAAGACGTTTCATCCG CGTACCCTTGGCCACATGGCCATGCGAGATCGGATATACAAAGCATGGCGAGAACACTACCACGTCCCCCTATATTAA
- a CDS encoding uncharacterized protein (EggNog:ENOG41), with protein MPGANVAVLPPPAASTPSSRKATLAPERKYKCQFCNRAFSRSEHRSRHERSHTKERPFKCMKCRSTFVRRDLLLRHDRTVHAKDGGVPLHSDGKRRSGPKTRAIGGPAKSSIALDPSTLEQMEAGGDGIFDVEAAAMLVADLHHKATAAMRGDESYDDGTSMAFSPRSSGAMEPAVTYPSGAIALPQVQWDNFMADPKPHSITSSASGSYESSQPFAGGNRLQHQLPPFGNRNVNGLVPALQSMISSLPASGPEIPAPQSPSGVDSLQAGFRAPQVSGDDERNAILDNIRSADREHAIPDSFRLPGLGSLNRYLSTYFGLFHHHLPFLHPASFIPSQVSPPLLLAVLSIGALYAFDQDQAYMLHIGSKVLVNGFLQNKENFSSRKCPLWTMQSSLLNMIFASWSGDPKGLEWACSIKSLLANMVAGNRYELKLRQEARGTAKPTRAEWVEDEGCRRTYYAVYIFFGLLTLTFNHTPAIGFNEFEDLQLPSTEAMWNMQVADEAAWAEQLEKSPAVIFMEAHDNLFQGEAIKYSAFSTRVMINALFLEVWYHKRSPEALQDVVTEYKLRLALETWEKSLDLCEPESAAVPLSAPHKGHPLIFNARAMYRNARARLEVDLKTVQEALRYHEPYEVAAAMSHARDRVKRSSEMIKVIEECYNCLETAVVQGVRWVARTSSTNWSVEHPLCGLDLIIILTLWLYRLEHDEEPATQEEVAMYYKVRQLFVKDFDENIIANLSSVVARLWGSMLDEVVVWGITRLMGESCKLHSEALIGYVGDEASSNASTPSMTSQGADEDSVY; from the exons ATGCCCGGCGCAAACGTCGCAGTTCTCCCGCCCCCAGCGGCCTCGACACCGTCCTCGCGCAAGGCGACTCTCGCGCCAGAACGCAAATACAAGTGCCAGTTCTGCAACAGAGCCTTTAGCCGAAGTGAACACCGAAGCCGACACGAGCGATCCC ACACAAAGGAGCGTCCTTTCAAGTGCATGAAGTGCAGAAGCACCTTTGTGCGCCGCGATCTTCTTCTCAGGCATGATCGCACAGTCcacgccaaagatggcggcgtcCCCCTTCACAGCGACGGCAAGCGTCGTTCTGGTCCCAAGACTCGAGCCATCGGCGGGCCCGCAAAGTCCTCAATCGCCCTGGACCCCTCCAcgctggagcagatggaagccggcggcgacggcattTTTGATGTCGAAGCCGCTGCCATGCTGGTTGCCGACCTGCACCACAAGGCCACTGCTGCTATGCGCGGAGATGAATCCTACGACGATGGCACATCCATGGCCTTTTCGCCCAGAAGCTCTGGTGCCATGGAGCCCGCCGTCACATACCCGTCCGGCGCCATTGCCCTTCCGCAAGTCCAGTGGGACAACTTCATGGCGGACCCCAAGCCGCACTCCATCACTTCCAGCGCCTCTGGTTCTTACGAGTCGTCACAGCCGTTTGCTGGCGGAAACaggctccagcaccagctgccGCCCTTTGGCAATCGAAATGTCAATGGTCTTGTGCCCGCTCTTCAGTCCATGATCAGCTCCCTTCCTGCCTCTGGCCCGGAGATCCCGGCTCCTCAGAGCCCTTCTGGAGTCGACTCGCTGCAGGCCGGATTCAGGGCTCCCCAGGTGTCTGGTGACGATGAGCGAAACGCCATCCTGGACAACATCCGCAGCGCCGACCGAGAGCACGCCATTCCAGACAGCTTTCGCCTGCCCGGCCTGGGTTCTCTGAACCGCTACCTGTCCACCTACTTTGGGCTGTTCCACCACCATCTGCCGTTCCTGCACCCAGCCTCTTTCATCCCGTCCCAGGTGTCGCCACCGCTACTCTTGGCCGTGCTGAGCATTGGTGCCCTCTATGCCTTTGACCAGGATCAGGCCTACATGCTTCACATTGGCTCCAAGGTTCTCGTCAACGGGTTCCTGCAGAACAAGGAGAACTTCAGCTCCCGCAAGTGCCCCCTGTGGACCATGCAAAGCTCGCTCCTCAACATGATTTTTGCCAGCTGGAGCGGCGACCCCAAGGGCTTGGAGTGGGCTTGTTCTATCAAGAGTCTGCTTGCCAACATGGTGGCAGGAAACCGCTACGAGCTCAAGCTTCGCCAAGAGGCTAGGGGCACGGCCAAGCCCACTCGTGCGGAGTGGGTAGAGGATGAAGGCTGCCGCCGTACTTATTACGCAGTgtacatcttctttggcctgCTCACCCTGACGTTCAACCACACGCCGGCCATTGGCTTCAATGAGTTTGAAGACCTGCAGCTCCCCTCCACGGAAGCCATGTGGAACATGCAGGTCGCCGACGAGGCTGCGTGGGCCGAGCAACTGGAAAAGTCGCctgccgtcatcttcatggAAGCCCATGACAATCTCTTCCAGGGCGAAGCCATCAAGTACAGTGCCTTCTCTACCCGTGTCATGATCAATGCCCTGTTCCTCGAAGTATGGTACCACAAACGTAGCCCCGAGGCCTTGCAAGATGTCGTGACCGAGTACAAACTTAGACTTGCGCTCGAGACGTGGGAGAAGTCCCTGGACTTGTGCGAGCCGGAGTCTGCCGCGGTGCCTCTCAGTGCCCCCCACAAGGGCCACCccctcatcttcaatgccCGCGCCATGTACCGTAACGCGCGTGCCCGCCTCGAGGTCGACCTCAAGACCGTACAGGAGGCCCTGCGATACCATGAGCCCTACGAGGTGGCCGCTGCCATGTCCCACGCTCGGGACCGTGTCAAGCGTTCAAGCGAGATGATTAAAGTGATTGAAGAGTGCTACAACTGCCTCGAGACGGCCGTCGTTCAAGGCGTCCGCTGGGTGGCACGCACCTCGTCGACCAACTGGAGCGTCGAGCACCCGCTGTGCGGCCTggatctcatcatcatcctcacgCTGTGGCTGTATCGTCTGGAACATGACGAGGAGCCCGCGACGCAGGAGGAGGTTGCCATGTATTACAAGGTCCGCCAGCTGTTCGTCAAGGACTTTGATGAGAACATCATTGCCAACCTCAGCTCCGTGGTTGCGCGCCTCTGGGGATCAATGCTGGACGAGGTTGTTGTGTGGGGAATCACGCGTCTCATGGGCGAATCTTGCAAACTGCATTCAGAAGCCTTAATCGGCTATGTGGGCGACGAAGCTTCCTCCAACGCATCGACCCCTTCGATGACCTCCCAGGGAGCGGACGAGGACAGCGTGTATTAA
- a CDS encoding uncharacterized protein (EggNog:ENOG41), with amino-acid sequence MASALETLNNLASSAAKAVWGESNDAETHKEPISGATGDVSKGEPYDAGNLDPQAQSKVESSLKGEEAAPSDLDDQNYTLSSSKKDEGVLSAAATSATNEGVSEPRSAPTTGTANPEEGKPLDELTGKGPRPVEELAKENDGNAAAAAAAPVATETDSSTAVSALTPEEKKPELSGTEQKSNTHEATEDEYVKSSGLAADGGDFDVTKPGAGLEADRLMEQKGIKVDDAEPKDKNSSSSSNGGRKSSDSSRKDKPKLKERIKTKLHMH; translated from the exons atggcatCTGCCCTAGAAACGCTCAACAACCTCGCCTCGTCTGCCGCAAAGGCCGTCTGGGGCGAGAGCAACGACGCTGAAACCCACAAAGAGCCCATCTCAGGCGCCACCGGCGATGTCTCCAAGGGCGAGCCATACGACGCCGGCAACTTGG ACCCCCAAGCCCAGAGCAAGGTTGAATCCAGCCTCAAgggcgaagaagcagcgcccTCAGATCTCGACGACCAAAACTACACCCTCTCATCCTCCAAAAAGGACGAGGGCgtcctctccgccgccgccacctctgCCACCAATGAGGGCGTAAGCGAGCCCCGAAGCGCCCCGACAACCGGCACCGCCAACCCCGAGGAGGGCAAGCCTCTCGACGAACTCACCGGCAAAGGCCCCCGACCGGTTGAGGAGCTGGCAAAGGAAAACGACggcaacgctgctgctgctgctgctgctcctgttgCTACTGAAACCGATTCTTCCACTGCAGTCTCTGCTCTTACGccggaggaaaagaagcctGAGCTCTCAGGCACCGAGCAGAAGAGCAACACGCACGAGGCTACGGAAGACGAATACGTCAAGTCTTCGGGTCTCGCAGCCGACGGAGGCGATTTCGATGTTACGAAACCCGGCGCCGGCCTAGAAGCTGATC GCTTAATGGAACAAAAAGGCATCAAAGTCGACGACGCCGAGcccaaagacaaaaacagcagcagcagcagcaacggcggcCGCAAGAGCTCCGACTCAAGCCGCAAGGACAAGCCCAAGCTGAAAGAGCGAATCAAGACCAAGCTGCACATGCATTAA
- a CDS encoding uncharacterized protein (EggNog:ENOG41~TransMembrane:1 (o181-204i)), giving the protein MSWRSNAGILVRQNGDSLVPALCVEACNEAATAGQQTPQSTLCTSKNFLFFVDQCIRCIKETIDTSPYGATPIPSLLPYLQDCHMQGYTVKNVPVTNGKTSTVTFLMPTDAAAAEVTPTGQSSSSRATSSTSSHIQSGTSTSHTLTSSSSQSVASSLQTSTSSATPSQTPSLQTTPSPNHAWIAGAVIGPLAILAILSLSFYLWKRHKRTNKQLDDDRDSTYGKAQLESATNGIHELDSTPIRGEMPANEAPANEVPANEAPAVELQARHEA; this is encoded by the exons ATGAGTTGGCGCAGCAATGCCGGTATCCTTGTCCGCCAAAACGGTGACAGCCTCGTACCTGCGTTGTGTGTGGAGGCCTGCA ACGAAGCCGCCACAGCAGGCCAACAAACCCCCCAAAGCACCCTCTGCACCTCCAAaaatttcctcttcttcgtggACCAGTGCATAAGATGCATCAAAGAGACAATCGACACCTCCCCCTACGGCGCAACGCCAATCCCGTCTCTGCTGCCCTATCTCCAAGACTGTCACATGCAAGGCTATACCGTCAAAAACGTGCCAGTGACGAATGGCAAGACTTCAACAGTGACCTTTTTAATGCCAACtgatgctgcagcggctgagGTGACGCCTACTGGTCAATCCAGCTCCAGTCGTGCTACATCATCTACGTCTTCTCACATCCAGAGTGGTACTTCAACTTCACATACTTTGACATCTTCAAGCAGTCAGAGTGTAGCTTCAAGTTTACAAACCTCGACATCCTCAGCAACACCATCTCAAACTCCATCCCTCCAAACAACACCCTCCCCAAACCACGCCTGGATAgccggcgccgtcatcggccccctcgccatcctcgccatcctcagCCTCTCATTCTACCTCTGGAAACGCCACAAACGGACAAACAagcagctcgacgacgaCCGCGATTCAACCTACGGAAAGGCACAGCTAGAGTCCGCCACAAACGGCATCCACGAGCTGGACTCGACTCCCATACGAGGCGAGATGCCTGCAAACGAGGCGCCGGCGAATGAAGTGCCTGCGAATGAGGCGCCTGCGGTGGAGTTGCAAGCAAGGCATGAGGCGTAG